From the Candidatus Thorarchaeota archaeon genome, one window contains:
- a CDS encoding type II toxin-antitoxin system death-on-curing family toxin, which produces MRIHEQSLERYGGESGILCKSDLVDCLEIPVKQYYGFDPYPSIWKKAAALLHCIIDKHPFVDGNKRTGWLTTALFLAFNGHYLMIDIDDAEDMCISIAKGEVEIDTSAAWLRKHAVSDSSEQL; this is translated from the coding sequence ATGAGAATACATGAACAATCTCTGGAACGATACGGGGGCGAGTCCGGAATCTTATGTAAATCAGACTTGGTTGATTGTTTGGAAATCCCAGTCAAGCAATACTACGGATTTGATCCATATCCCTCTATTTGGAAAAAGGCTGCGGCCCTGTTGCATTGCATAATTGACAAACATCCATTTGTTGATGGTAATAAAAGAACGGGATGGCTGACTACTGCGCTTTTTCTTGCTTTCAATGGTCATTATTTAATGATAGACATTGATGATGCTGAAGATATGTGTATTTCAATAGCAAAAGGAGAGGTTGAAATCGATACTAGCGCCGCATGGCTAAGAAAGCATGCAGTTTCAGACTCTTCAGAACAATTATGA
- a CDS encoding transposase — protein sequence MVKSQTATITVKIPINWGDMTARKRKRLDHIVGRDNRVIRAYLGIIERHEADLLWGKTKQRIDDTKLNELTLTALKVKEGTEKREWVPHDFKKRFPMISVTELAECRQTAVAHYNSYLVLREKKGRLASRPAKVSTEKRIPRWVFMPYRAKLVEQETSVANWWLDLRDSLDSVQEGRTIHDRLLIPLKTSPFHLNQLESGTPKAVQIFQDRYSKWWAAVAVRLEIEETYDPEGLPSAVLGIDLGLKKSACATLLTEHKVSETRYFVQKEKIVLMAHYDQLVADLQRDLELNRVSGAYTSGIAEKLGSLKRKRARVAKQYDRVLVRQLLDYIEDLSNRFSLYVALGDVKGIRWKARKGNYRGPHFRGMIHRWSFARISEMLSHGLLQMGWQTDGRNARFHTVPEAWTSIMCWKCGQKGQRPRQSLFVCSCGFRTNADRNGSLNIARRLITLIPSLTRDENGLGRWVTPERAPAPKAGRKIPSKRKPQLPPNGSAQGQGESAAVRFVQMDLMSFGDNANESDYGPAVARTAETLAAAGKGATRGQQETEAPSEGGTVS from the coding sequence ATGGTCAAGTCCCAAACCGCTACAATCACTGTCAAGATTCCCATCAATTGGGGGGACATGACAGCTCGAAAGCGGAAGAGATTGGATCATATAGTGGGACGTGATAACCGAGTTATTCGGGCGTATCTTGGCATTATTGAACGCCATGAGGCGGATCTGCTCTGGGGCAAGACCAAACAACGAATAGATGATACTAAACTCAACGAGCTGACCCTCACAGCTCTCAAGGTGAAAGAGGGTACTGAGAAGAGGGAATGGGTTCCCCATGATTTCAAGAAACGGTTCCCCATGATTTCGGTTACAGAGCTTGCAGAGTGTAGGCAAACAGCAGTAGCACACTACAATAGCTATCTTGTGCTCAGAGAGAAGAAGGGCAGACTGGCTTCCCGTCCCGCAAAGGTCAGTACTGAGAAGAGAATCCCACGATGGGTTTTCATGCCCTACCGGGCTAAGCTTGTCGAACAGGAGACCAGTGTGGCGAATTGGTGGCTGGACTTGCGGGATTCATTGGATTCCGTGCAAGAGGGCCGGACAATTCATGACCGGCTACTGATACCTTTGAAGACTTCCCCCTTTCATCTTAACCAGCTGGAATCTGGCACGCCCAAAGCAGTGCAAATCTTTCAAGATAGGTATTCCAAATGGTGGGCTGCGGTAGCTGTTCGATTGGAGATTGAGGAGACATATGACCCCGAAGGTTTACCCTCAGCTGTCTTGGGAATAGATCTTGGTCTCAAGAAATCTGCATGTGCCACTCTTCTTACTGAACACAAGGTGTCTGAAACACGGTACTTTGTACAGAAGGAGAAAATAGTCTTGATGGCCCACTACGATCAACTAGTTGCAGACCTTCAAAGAGACCTTGAACTCAACCGGGTCAGCGGAGCTTACACTTCTGGTATCGCCGAAAAACTCGGTTCACTAAAGCGGAAACGGGCAAGGGTAGCAAAGCAATACGACCGGGTTTTGGTCCGACAGCTGCTTGACTACATTGAAGATTTGAGCAATAGGTTCTCTCTTTATGTGGCGCTTGGAGATGTGAAAGGGATTCGTTGGAAAGCACGGAAGGGAAACTACCGTGGCCCACACTTCCGGGGCATGATTCACCGTTGGTCTTTCGCTAGAATCAGTGAGATGCTTAGCCATGGACTCCTTCAAATGGGGTGGCAAACTGACGGAAGAAATGCCCGGTTCCATACTGTACCAGAGGCTTGGACCTCGATAATGTGCTGGAAATGTGGTCAGAAAGGACAGCGGCCTCGACAGTCGCTGTTCGTCTGTTCTTGTGGTTTTAGAACGAACGCTGACCGAAACGGATCCCTCAACATCGCACGTCGCCTTATCACGCTCATTCCTTCACTTACCCGGGATGAGAACGGGCTAGGGCGTTGGGTGACTCCTGAGCGAGCCCCAGCCCCGAAGGCCGGGCGGAAGATTCCTTCCAAACGGAAGCCCCAACTCCCCCCTAACGGCTCTGCACAAGGTCAGGGGGAGTCCGCGGCTGTTCGCTTTGTCCAGATGGACCTCATGAGTTTTGGTGACAATGCTAATGAGAGCGATTACGGCCCAGCCGTGGCAAGAACTGCGGAAACACTCGCTGCTGCTGGTAAAGGTGCAACCAGAGGACAGCAGGAGACAGAAGCCCCGTCTGAAGGAGGGACCGTGTCCTGA